In one Pseudanabaenaceae cyanobacterium SKYG29 genomic region, the following are encoded:
- a CDS encoding nitrogen fixation protein NifZ, with translation MARNELDFPPVFELGDKVRLLKLIRNDGTFRGRERGEVLARPGEIGYVIHIGDFLQTFYIYAVHFLELGIVIGCRYNELELVE, from the coding sequence ATGGCTAGGAATGAATTAGACTTTCCCCCTGTATTTGAACTAGGTGACAAAGTACGCCTGCTTAAATTGATCAGAAATGATGGTACCTTTCGTGGTCGAGAAAGAGGAGAGGTTTTAGCCCGCCCAGGGGAAATTGGCTATGTCATTCACATTGGGGATTTTTTACAAACCTTTTACATTTATGCCGTCCACTTTCTGGAACTGGGGATTGTAATTGGTTGTCGTTACAACGAGTTAGAGCTTGTAGAGTAA